The Zea mays cultivar B73 chromosome 7, Zm-B73-REFERENCE-NAM-5.0, whole genome shotgun sequence DNA segment AAAAGGGACTAATGTGTACCCTAGCATTGATACTACATGGATGTTACTTCCTGAATCATCATGCACTGCAGTAATTTCAGTTTTCTTCTTTTGAATCCTTGTTTGAAAGCTGAATGCTATCTTATGAAACTGGTTCTGACAGGGTTACAGAGGAGAGAGAAGGTTGGTGCTCTGATCCTCATGTCCCCCCGTGCGCTGGGTATGTAATTTTGCCCCCATGTCAGCTGAATCTGCTTACTCGGGTTGGCTTGTATCAAGGAACCTACCTGATGTGTTTGCTGTACAGGTTTGTTGAAATAATGGCTCCAGTTTTCTCCAGAGATGCGTGGAGATGTGTCTGTCATATGTACTTTATTTAAATATATTTCTGCTAGATTCTATCCCTTCTATTTTCTAATAACTATAGAGAAACATGACTGAGAAGGGTAGACCTGTTGCAGTGGTGAGAACTGAGTCAGGGGAGGGCTTACTCGGTTTATCCCTTCCGCACCCTACTCATGTGGGAGTCTCCTGCACTGGATCTTTTCTTTTTATAGACATGACTGAGTGATGATATTATTTGTTCCATGCCTTTTTCGTCATCAATGTTGGTCAATGTAAAAACTCTGAGTGTTTATATCGTTTCTTGTCTTTTTCAGGACAAGCCTCAGCCGCCACCTGAGGGCCGTCTTCCTGATGCCACCAAGGGTAGATTTCTAATCTTTACTAGATTGGCATGAATGCTGAGTTAATGAGTTACATTCACCTTGCATCCTTTGTTAAGTGTTTCAAAGGTGTTGTTTTGGCATCCCTGTACCCAGCTTGCTTTGGGTAACAGTGGTGCCTTTTAGCCGAGGCACTGTGTAGGCGTCTAGACCAAACACTGGTTTTGATGTCACTTCTATTGACACGAGGACTGGCACTTGCTGCTTGCTTTTTTTTTGAAACCAGGTTCTAACCACCTGAGGCAAGTCTTTGGCAAGCAGATGGGTTTGAGTGATCAGGACATCGTTGCCCTCTCTGGTGGCCACACCTTGGTTTCTTGCTGTCCACTCATGTTTGATTCAGGAATGTAATGTGTATGCCTGTACTGATTTAGTTTTCTTTGAGGTTTTATTAGGGAAGGTGCCACAAAGAGCGGTCTGGTTTTGAGGGGGCCTGGACTACGAACCCTTTGGTCTTTGACAACTCTTACTTCAAGTGAGTCTGTCTTGTTTACTATTGAAAAGCAACTGCATTTAGTTAAGAAATACTTAAAATTTGTTTACCTTTGTTATGTCATTACTTGGCAGCTGAATGCTGTGCTAGAAATTAATAGCCGTCCCATATCTCCTACTATTCCCATATTTTCATAGGGAACTTCTGAGTGGTGACAAGGAGGGCCTTCTTCAGCTCCCAAGTGACAAAGCCCTGCTGAGCGACCCTGTCTTCCGCCCTCTTGTGGAGAAATATGCTGCAGTATGTCCTTGGTCATTGTTATCCAGGGTATGGAGATTCGTAGGGAGGCAAGTACTGATTATCGTGTGCTCTGTAGGATGAGAAGGCATTCTTTGATGACTACAAAGAGGCCCACCTCAAGCTCTCCGAACTGGGGTGAGTAACCATTGGTTGCACAATTTGTGCTTGGTCAGTGGAACAAATCTGATCGTTTACTCTTCTGGGGTGCAGGTATGCTGATGCTTAAATGGCCCATATCCTGGAGCGGGATACAAACTGCTGCCTGTATGGACTCGTGCGATCTTTTGCATTTGGATTCAGCTGTAACGTAGCTGTAACGTACCACAGGATTATGTGGTTTTGGGATTATTTATTTCTCAAGACCAGTTTATTAATTAGTTTCATTTTATTCTTATCAGCATGCTCTCTCTCATTTTTTCATACTGTTGTGTTTGGATGGTGTACCACCAGTGTTTTACAACAGTTTGGCTTTTGGAATTG contains these protein-coding regions:
- the LOC103634427 gene encoding L-ascorbate peroxidase 1, cytosolic; this encodes MTEKGRPVAVVRTESGEGLLGLSLPHPTHDKPQPPPEGRLPDATKGSNHLRQVFGKQMGLSDQDIVALSGGHTLGRCHKERSGFEGAWTTNPLVFDNSYFKELLSGDKEGLLQLPSDKALLSDPVFRPLVEKYAADEKAFFDDYKEAHLKLSELGYADA